The Blautia luti nucleotide sequence TACAGTGGCTGGGATCAGGCACGTACTGCAGCCTTCCTTAAGGCATTTGGCATTACCAATACTTCTACAGTCAGCGAAATCTTCCAGTACATTGTGGAAACCCCTGGAAATTACCTGAAATATTACCTGGGATATCTGAATTTCCTGGATCTGAAAAACAAATGCAGCCAGAAATCCAGTGATAATTTTGACCTGAAAGATTTTCACCGCCAGATCCTGGAGATCGGCCCGGTTCAGTTTCCTGTATTAGAAAAATATATGAACTAATCATTTCCGCACAAGTGCCTTCCTGACAGGATCCATCGGTATGATCAGCTCTCACAAGTGTCAATACAACATGTAAGATACCTGCAATGGCCAATATGACCTTAAGAATCAGGGTTGCACATAATACTTTGATCCATATATCGTCAAATGTGCCTGTAAACATGGATCAAAGTGACTCTGTTTCTTTCTTCGCCTGCTCATTTGTTCCATATTTCCTCTTACTTTCATCAGCCTGCTGTGAGGACAGTCCAGACATCAGTTTTCTTTGTCTATCGCATTCATTTCCTGGAATAGCCTCCTTTGATATAAGCTTCAGCGAAAAAAATGTCAGGAGCAAACTGTTTTACCCCTAACATCTTTAGCACTTATCCACTATTGATATGACCTGAAAAATTTCTGCAGCTTGGTCAGAGCCCTGGTCAGAGACTCTGTTTCCTCTACATTCAGATCCTTCAGGACAGCCAGCACCATTTTCTCATGGAAATTCTGATGATGACGGTATGCCTTCTCCCCCTTCTCAGTAAGCGAGATCAGCACAACTCTTCTGTCTTCCTGGCTTCGCATACGCTGAATATAACCCTTCTTTACAAGATTGTTCACAGCAATGGTCAGTGTTCCCACTGTTACCCCCAGTGTCCTGGCCACAGTAGACATATTTTTCTGCTGCTGGATTCCCACTGCATCAATAATGTGCATATCGTTTACAGAAATATCCTTATATTCAGGCGTGATCAGCGCCCTCTCTTCCAGATCCAGAATCTCATTAAATAAATGGACAAGCACATCGTTGATCGCTTCATAATGGTTCATCCGGTTCTCCCCCTTTTTACGCTCATAAACATATTATACACTAAAGTAGACGGCAGGGTCAAAAGATATTTGATAAACCGTAACAAACATTTTTTCAATAAATTCTTCCTTTAAGCTGTGAAATTTGATATAATGAATTGATATATACTACATAACATTGAAGGATTGATTTAATGAAAAGAAATAATATTCCTTTGAATTTTAAAGAAAAAAACAATTCCAAGATCAGTTTATACTGTTCTGTTGCAGTTCTGCTGCTTCTTTTTTTCTGTTTTCACCAGCTGGATTACAGCCTGATCACGAAACCTGAAACTGAAGCAAAAGAGGCTGCCGCGCAGAAACAGCAGGAAGCTGAAGCAGCGGCTGAAACTCCTGAGATTTCCACTGCCAGTGTCATCGCAGTGGGCGATAATCTTTACCACAGCAAGCTGTATGAATCCGGAGAATACGATTCCGGCACATGGAATTACGACCATATTTACACCCATGTGCTGAATGAGATCCAGGCCGCAGATGTGGCTATGATTGATCAGGAGACTGTTTTTGCCCCGGATCATAATTCTGTCAGCACTTACCCCTCTTTCGCCACACCGGAGGAAGTGGGAGATGCCATTATCAAAGCTGGTTTCAATGTAGTGGAATCCGCTACCAACCATGTGGATGATTACGGTTATGATTATCTGAAAAATACCCTTGATTTCTGGAGCACCAATTATCCGGATATTCCGGTTCTGGGCATCCATGACACTCCGGAAGATGCAGATACTGTTAAAGTAAAAGAGGTTAATGGCATTAAGATCGCATTTCTGGACTACACCTACGGAACCAACAATTCCGGTGCAGGTGAGGGAAAAGATTACATGATCGATATTTTTGATAAAGATAAGATCACCACCATGATCCAGAAGGCCAAAGAAGTCAGTGACTGTATCATTTTCGTTGCTCACTGGGGCACAGAAGATGATTCAATGCCTAATGAATACGAGAAACAGTGGGCTACATTCCTTATGGAACAGGGCGTGGATGTGATCATCGGCGGACATCCTCATGTACTTCAGCCTTATGGACGTCTTTCAGATGATCAGGGAAACAGCACCTTCATCTTCTACTCTCTGGGAAATTTCGTTTCCACCCAGCAGGAGCTTCCAGAACTTCTGGAAGGAATGGCAAGTTTCACCATCCAGAAGACCACCCTAAACGGTCAGAGCACCATAGAGATCCTTTCTCCGGAAGTGAAACCAATGGTCATGCATTACAATCATGACACCGGAGATTACGGTCCCTATATGCTGGATGACTACACCGAAGATCTGGCTTCCCAGCACAGCGTACGCAATCTGATCGGAGAT carries:
- a CDS encoding cation-transporting P-type ATPase, whose protein sequence is MSGLSSQQADESKRKYGTNEQAKKETESL
- a CDS encoding CapA family protein, producing MKRNNIPLNFKEKNNSKISLYCSVAVLLLLFFCFHQLDYSLITKPETEAKEAAAQKQQEAEAAAETPEISTASVIAVGDNLYHSKLYESGEYDSGTWNYDHIYTHVLNEIQAADVAMIDQETVFAPDHNSVSTYPSFATPEEVGDAIIKAGFNVVESATNHVDDYGYDYLKNTLDFWSTNYPDIPVLGIHDTPEDADTVKVKEVNGIKIAFLDYTYGTNNSGAGEGKDYMIDIFDKDKITTMIQKAKEVSDCIIFVAHWGTEDDSMPNEYEKQWATFLMEQGVDVIIGGHPHVLQPYGRLSDDQGNSTFIFYSLGNFVSTQQELPELLEGMASFTIQKTTLNGQSTIEILSPEVKPMVMHYNHDTGDYGPYMLDDYTEDLASQHSVRNLIGDEFTLANLKAKFQEIMSMNVTPSTNTNLLNVKFDWEGNMIDKTTGETVEDGSSGSDSSGDDSSDSSYDDESYDTSYDDGSYDSSYDDSYDSSYDDGAYDSSYDDGSYDDSGNY
- a CDS encoding MarR family winged helix-turn-helix transcriptional regulator encodes the protein MNHYEAINDVLVHLFNEILDLEERALITPEYKDISVNDMHIIDAVGIQQQKNMSTVARTLGVTVGTLTIAVNNLVKKGYIQRMRSQEDRRVVLISLTEKGEKAYRHHQNFHEKMVLAVLKDLNVEETESLTRALTKLQKFFRSYQ